A single genomic interval of Chloroherpetonaceae bacterium harbors:
- the truB gene encoding tRNA pseudouridine(55) synthase TruB, with protein MRAVQSSTYLPECESRLLLVDKPLNWTSFDVVAKVRNAYTRAGYRCKVGHSGTLDPKATGLLILATGKATKQLPQLETLDKTYSGTIKLGAKTLSYDSETEEYDHRPLSDLSPECILQTARRFTGKMQQKPPMYSAVWHNGKRLYELARAGEIIEERPSREIEVYEFEVIEIALPLVFFRCRVSKGTYIRALANDFGNALGVGGYLVALRRERIGRFEVSQAQTIEQILADIAPRAQSAESQERQL; from the coding sequence ATGCGTGCAGTTCAATCTTCAACATACCTGCCTGAGTGCGAAAGCCGCTTGCTGCTGGTTGATAAGCCCCTCAACTGGACATCCTTTGATGTAGTAGCGAAAGTGCGTAATGCTTATACCCGTGCAGGGTATCGCTGCAAAGTAGGGCACAGCGGCACACTCGACCCAAAAGCTACAGGACTGCTGATTCTTGCCACAGGCAAAGCCACAAAGCAGCTACCGCAACTGGAGACCTTAGACAAAACCTACTCAGGCACTATCAAATTAGGGGCAAAAACCCTTAGCTACGACAGTGAAACAGAGGAGTATGACCACAGACCGCTCTCTGACCTGTCGCCAGAGTGCATTCTGCAAACGGCTCGGCGTTTCACGGGCAAGATGCAGCAAAAACCACCAATGTATTCAGCGGTCTGGCATAATGGCAAGCGGCTCTATGAGCTTGCACGAGCAGGAGAGATAATTGAAGAGCGTCCAAGCCGAGAAATTGAAGTGTATGAATTTGAAGTTATTGAAATTGCCTTACCACTGGTGTTCTTCCGCTGCCGAGTGTCGAAGGGCACTTATATTCGAGCGCTGGCAAATGATTTTGGGAATGCGTTGGGTGTCGGAGGGTATTTGGTTGCGCTGCGTCGTGAACGCATAGGCAGGTTTGAGGTGTCGCAGGCCCAGACCATTGAGCAAATTTTGGCAGATATTGCGCCGCGCGCACAGTCCGCAGAATCTCAGGAAAGACAACTGTAA
- a CDS encoding bifunctional riboflavin kinase/FAD synthetase, with the protein MQILHYRHRQLLTEQGEVLPPLAARSSAITIGAFDGVHLGHRHLLGRLLGRAKSEGLRSVVITFEPHPRTIVAKPESKPLRLLSTPEEKIALLSTLEIDTLIVVEFTKAFSELSPEAFVEEILLREFGLSAMVIGYDHGFGKDRKGTMQTLLQLSQQHGFTMEVVEEFSLDGRHISSSQIRALVAAGQLSEANLLLGSPYRLTGKVVHGERRGRLIGFPTANLEISHPIKLIPHIGVYAADVSLATGRYRAMVNIGYRPTVSNLPRLQIEAHILNFSGDLYGATLTLELLQRLRDEQKFPSLEALKAQLEEDKRLIEAVPSFAATVMMS; encoded by the coding sequence ATGCAAATCCTACATTACCGACATCGTCAGCTTTTGACTGAACAAGGAGAAGTGTTGCCACCCCTTGCGGCGCGTTCATCGGCGATTACCATCGGTGCATTTGATGGCGTGCATTTGGGGCATCGACACTTGCTGGGGCGATTGCTGGGACGCGCTAAGTCCGAAGGACTGCGTTCAGTGGTCATTACATTTGAGCCACACCCACGCACCATAGTGGCAAAGCCAGAGTCAAAGCCATTGCGCTTGCTAAGCACACCAGAAGAAAAAATTGCCTTGCTCTCTACGCTGGAGATTGATACACTAATCGTTGTGGAGTTCACCAAAGCTTTCTCTGAACTGTCGCCAGAAGCGTTTGTTGAAGAAATTCTGCTGCGCGAGTTTGGGCTGTCTGCCATGGTGATTGGTTACGACCACGGCTTTGGCAAAGACCGAAAGGGCACAATGCAAACACTGCTGCAGCTATCGCAACAACACGGCTTTACGATGGAGGTAGTAGAGGAATTTTCTTTGGACGGGCGACATATTTCCAGCTCCCAAATTCGGGCATTAGTAGCCGCAGGGCAGCTGAGTGAGGCAAATTTGCTACTGGGCAGCCCATATCGTTTAACTGGCAAGGTTGTGCACGGTGAACGGCGCGGACGTCTGATTGGTTTTCCAACAGCGAACTTGGAGATAAGTCATCCGATAAAGCTCATTCCGCATATCGGCGTCTATGCAGCAGATGTCAGTCTGGCGACAGGGCGATATCGCGCAATGGTCAACATCGGTTACCGCCCAACTGTCTCTAACTTGCCACGCCTGCAAATTGAGGCGCACATTTTGAATTTCAGTGGCGACCTCTATGGCGCTACACTCACGCTGGAACTGCTGCAGCGCCTGCGCGATGAACAGAAATTCCCCAGCCTTGAAGCCCTAAAAGCGCAGCTCGAGGAAGATAAGCGGCTCATAGAAGCGGTGCCCTCCTTTGCTGCAACCGTGATGATGAGCTAA
- a CDS encoding sigma-70 family RNA polymerase sigma factor: MMVPLTNPHFNEEMHHKTDGELLQIVAERSPRSEHAFAAFYNRYIEYVFFICKRKYGTQLCEDEICDLVQETFVRVFERADTFCEEAKLAEDERRRRTQGWLQRIMANIFIDRKRRNQSIVTQPLPEGAENLFIAAEDSGEETQLSKKMQLVQQAIASLPERDQDIVRTIYQWYEPSKKLPSTVIAELVERYQTTPENIRKILSRARKKIQAYLEQHGCL; the protein is encoded by the coding sequence ATGATGGTACCACTCACCAATCCGCACTTTAATGAAGAAATGCATCACAAGACCGATGGCGAGCTGTTGCAAATCGTTGCCGAGAGAAGTCCGAGGTCTGAGCACGCATTTGCCGCATTTTACAATCGCTATATCGAGTATGTGTTCTTTATATGCAAGCGAAAATATGGCACACAGCTTTGCGAGGACGAGATATGTGACCTTGTGCAAGAGACATTCGTGCGAGTCTTTGAGCGAGCTGACACTTTCTGTGAAGAGGCAAAGCTTGCAGAAGATGAGCGACGCAGACGCACACAAGGCTGGCTGCAACGCATTATGGCAAACATTTTTATAGACCGCAAGCGCCGTAACCAGAGCATTGTAACGCAGCCGCTGCCAGAAGGCGCAGAAAATCTGTTCATCGCGGCAGAAGATTCTGGCGAAGAGACACAGCTGTCAAAGAAAATGCAACTGGTGCAGCAAGCTATAGCCAGCTTGCCAGAGCGAGACCAAGATATTGTGCGCACAATCTACCAGTGGTATGAACCAAGCAAAAAGCTGCCATCGACGGTAATTGCGGAGTTGGTGGAGCGGTATCAAACCACGCCGGAGAACATTCGCAAAATTTTAAGTCGAGCCAGAAAAAAAATCCAAGCCTATCTGGAGCAACACGGCTGTCTTTAA
- the rbfA gene encoding 30S ribosome-binding factor RbfA, whose translation MSVRTERVAELLQRELSDIFQKELPRNGALTTIQGVKVSPDLSIAHIYLSVLGSKEMAQSVLAHIRKEKGFFRKELSMRIRNQFRRMPELEFHIDDTPERAARLEMLIREANQNSSGSSTM comes from the coding sequence ATGTCAGTCCGAACAGAGCGAGTGGCTGAGCTGCTTCAGCGAGAACTAAGCGATATCTTTCAGAAAGAACTGCCACGCAACGGCGCCCTGACAACGATTCAAGGCGTGAAAGTTTCACCCGACCTGAGTATTGCACACATCTACCTCTCGGTTTTAGGCAGCAAAGAGATGGCGCAGTCCGTGCTGGCTCACATCCGTAAGGAGAAGGGCTTTTTCCGCAAGGAGCTATCTATGCGTATCCGCAACCAGTTTCGGCGTATGCCTGAGCTGGAATTTCACATTGATGATACCCCTGAACGGGCAGCGCGCTTGGAAATGCTCATTCGTGAGGCGAATCAAAACTCTTCTGGCAGCTCGACGATGTAG